A stretch of the Panicum virgatum strain AP13 chromosome 9N, P.virgatum_v5, whole genome shotgun sequence genome encodes the following:
- the LOC120688324 gene encoding regulator of MON1-CCZ1 complex-like isoform X2 gives MLGNQMQGGLGTPGALSHAYVQHPPLRCDIPDIRGLFYDDANKFLIAPTADRILYWKIAPFIPSGPPNSDPINEGPVLSVRYSLDHKVIGIQRSRHEIEFRSRETGVTCSKKCRADSETILGFFWTDCPTCDVILVKTSGLDLLSYEPQSHAFRLVESKKFNVSWYLYTHESRLILLASGMQCTMFTGYQFSAGGIVKIPKFEMMMSKTEANNKPVLAADDVHIVTVYGRIYCLQLDRVSTSLNLYRFYRDAVVQQCTLPTYSSRIAVSAVDNIIMVHQIDAKVVILYDVSLDSYAPVSAPLPLLVRGLPSNNRQASQTADSQSSAYGGTIYGDGWNFLIPDLICDAENGLLWRLHLDLEAIAASSSDAPSILEFLQRRKSDPSTIKAICLAIVRTIILERRPVITVAKAMDVVLDSYSHLMKMGGGLPGVRQIHEQSQRLGGQPVEGSHVISQGTSPGPTVSHSVNPDQAGGVANRSAQENSGVDLGIERTTLNTSSDSDEITNLSGVTSQGTSGYQTSEAITKRQQVVGEDSRPLSSGTSMQHGQHAGSVAISPIEMFQSVFAIVEDEMVGDPAYLSAVIMEFLRSASKAGLKAPPNLYLMMATLLARSNRYAEIALFVSNKILEPSKELAMQLMELGQQHPPTRKLGLDMLRERSLHHDYVAALLQDGYYLEALRYARKYKVITVQPALFLEKAVASNSAQNLAAVLSFFCEFTPSFKTTSDFGRYRHILSEMV, from the exons ATGCTAGGCAATCAGATGCAAGGTGGTTTGGGCACTCCTGGGGCGCTGTCTCATGCTTATGTCCAACATCCTCCACTGCGATGTGATATACCAGACATCCGGGGTCTGTTCTATGATGATGCGAATAAGTTCCTTATAGCTCCAACAGCTGATAGG ATTCTGTACTGGAAAATAGCTCCATTTATTCCATCTGGACCTCCAAATTCCGATCCAATTAATGAAGGACCTGTCTTGTCAGTTAGATATTCCCTGGATCACAAAGTCATCGGAATTCAACGTTCCAGACATGAAATTGAGTTTAGAAGTAGAGAAACAGGGGTGACCTGTAGCAAAAAGTGCAGAGCTGATTCCGAAACTATTCTTGGCTTTTTCTGGACAGATTGCCCCACATGTGATGTCATACTTGTTAAAACAAG TGGCCTAGATCTGCTTTCCTACGAGCCTCAGTCCCATGCTTTTCGCTTGGTAGAATCAAAGAAATTCAATGTGAGCTGGTATCTTTACACACATGAAAGTAGGCTGATTCTTCTTGCTTCTGGAATGCAATGCACGATGTTTACTGGTTATCAG TTTTCTGCTGGTGGGATTGTCAAAATACCGAAGTTTGAGATGATGATGTCTAAAACTGAAGCAAACAACAAGCCTGTTCTAGCTGCAGATGATGTTCACATTGTAACAGT CTATGGTAGGATTTACTGCTTGCAGCTTGACCGAGTTAGTACTTCATTGAATTTATATCGTTTTTACCGTGATGCTGTTGTACAGCAG TGTACTCTGCCTACTTACTCAAGCAGAATTGCAGTTAGTGCGGTTGACAACATAATTATGGTTCATCAAATAGATGCAAAAGTAGTCATACTTTATGATGTGTCCTTGGATTCTTACGCTCCAGTTTCTGCACCACTTCCACTGCTAGTGAGAGGGCTGCCCAGCAATAATAGGCAAGCTTCTCAAACTGCAGATAGTCAATCTAGTGCATATGGTGGAACTATTTATGGAGATGGTTGGAACTTTCTCATTCCTGACCTGATCTGTGATGCTGAGAATGGGCTCTTATGGAGACTCCATTTAGACCTTGAG GCTATTGCTGCTAGTAGTTCTGATGCTCCTTCAATTTTGGAATTCCTTCAGAGACGGAAGTCCGACCCAAGCACG ATTAAGGCGATATGCCTTGCTATAGTTCGTACGATCATCCTGGAGAGGAGGCCGGTAATCACAGTTGCTAAGGCAATGGATGTTGTTCTTGATTCCTACTCCCACTTGATGAAAATGGGAGGCGGTCTTCCTGGAGTTAGGCAGATacatgagcaaagccagcggtTGGGTGGTCAGCCTGTTGAAGGCTCCCATGTAATTTCTCAGGGAACTAGTCCTGGACCTACAGTTAGTCATTCTGTGAACCCAGACCAAGCAGGTGGGGTTGCAAATAGGTCTGCACAGGAAAATTCAGGAGTTGATCTTGGAATAGAGAGGACAACTTTAAATACATCTTCGGATTCTGATGAGATTACGAATTTATCAGGAGTGACAAGTCAGGGAACATCTGGTTACCAGACATCTGAGGCTATCACCAAAAGACAGCAAGTTGTCGGTGAAGATAGCAGACCGTTGTCTTCAGGCACTTCGATGCAGCATGGACAACATGCTGGAAGTGTAGCAATTTCTCCAATTGAGATGTTCCAGTCTGTATTTGCAATTGTGGAAGATGAAATGGTGGGTGACCCTGCATATCTTAGTGCTGTCATCATGGAGTTTCTGCGGAG TGCCTCGAAGGCTGGGCTCAAGGCCCCTCCCAACCTTTATTTGATGATGGCAACGTTGCTAGCTCGTAGCAACCGTTATGCTGAAATAGCATTGTTTGTATCAAACAAG ATCCTAGAGCCGTCCAAGGAACTGGCAATGCAGCTCATGGAACTGGGTCAGCAGCACCCTCCAACAAGGAAGCTGGGCCTGGACATGCTAAGGGAACGGAGCCTGCACCACGACTACGTCGCTGCACTTCTGCAAGACGGGTACTATCTGGAGGCCCTACGCTACGCCAGAAAATACAAG GTTATTACCGTGCAGCCCGCTCTGTTTCTGGAGAAAGCCGTGGCGAGCAACAGCGCCCAGAACCTGGCCGCGGTGCTGAGCTTCTTCTGTGAGTTCACGCCGAGTTTCAAGACTACGTCGGACTTTGGCAGATACCGGCACATTCTGTCCGAAATGGTTTGA
- the LOC120688324 gene encoding uncharacterized protein LOC120688324 isoform X1: MHEERVYHSHLRRQRMLGNQMQGGLGTPGALSHAYVQHPPLRCDIPDIRGLFYDDANKFLIAPTADRILYWKIAPFIPSGPPNSDPINEGPVLSVRYSLDHKVIGIQRSRHEIEFRSRETGVTCSKKCRADSETILGFFWTDCPTCDVILVKTSGLDLLSYEPQSHAFRLVESKKFNVSWYLYTHESRLILLASGMQCTMFTGYQFSAGGIVKIPKFEMMMSKTEANNKPVLAADDVHIVTVYGRIYCLQLDRVSTSLNLYRFYRDAVVQQCTLPTYSSRIAVSAVDNIIMVHQIDAKVVILYDVSLDSYAPVSAPLPLLVRGLPSNNRQASQTADSQSSAYGGTIYGDGWNFLIPDLICDAENGLLWRLHLDLEAIAASSSDAPSILEFLQRRKSDPSTIKAICLAIVRTIILERRPVITVAKAMDVVLDSYSHLMKMGGGLPGVRQIHEQSQRLGGQPVEGSHVISQGTSPGPTVSHSVNPDQAGGVANRSAQENSGVDLGIERTTLNTSSDSDEITNLSGVTSQGTSGYQTSEAITKRQQVVGEDSRPLSSGTSMQHGQHAGSVAISPIEMFQSVFAIVEDEMVGDPAYLSAVIMEFLRSASKAGLKAPPNLYLMMATLLARSNRYAEIALFVSNKILEPSKELAMQLMELGQQHPPTRKLGLDMLRERSLHHDYVAALLQDGYYLEALRYARKYKVITVQPALFLEKAVASNSAQNLAAVLSFFCEFTPSFKTTSDFGRYRHILSEMV; this comes from the exons ATGCATGAAGAACGTG TCTATCACAGTCACTTGAGGAGACAAAGAATGCTAGGCAATCAGATGCAAGGTGGTTTGGGCACTCCTGGGGCGCTGTCTCATGCTTATGTCCAACATCCTCCACTGCGATGTGATATACCAGACATCCGGGGTCTGTTCTATGATGATGCGAATAAGTTCCTTATAGCTCCAACAGCTGATAGG ATTCTGTACTGGAAAATAGCTCCATTTATTCCATCTGGACCTCCAAATTCCGATCCAATTAATGAAGGACCTGTCTTGTCAGTTAGATATTCCCTGGATCACAAAGTCATCGGAATTCAACGTTCCAGACATGAAATTGAGTTTAGAAGTAGAGAAACAGGGGTGACCTGTAGCAAAAAGTGCAGAGCTGATTCCGAAACTATTCTTGGCTTTTTCTGGACAGATTGCCCCACATGTGATGTCATACTTGTTAAAACAAG TGGCCTAGATCTGCTTTCCTACGAGCCTCAGTCCCATGCTTTTCGCTTGGTAGAATCAAAGAAATTCAATGTGAGCTGGTATCTTTACACACATGAAAGTAGGCTGATTCTTCTTGCTTCTGGAATGCAATGCACGATGTTTACTGGTTATCAG TTTTCTGCTGGTGGGATTGTCAAAATACCGAAGTTTGAGATGATGATGTCTAAAACTGAAGCAAACAACAAGCCTGTTCTAGCTGCAGATGATGTTCACATTGTAACAGT CTATGGTAGGATTTACTGCTTGCAGCTTGACCGAGTTAGTACTTCATTGAATTTATATCGTTTTTACCGTGATGCTGTTGTACAGCAG TGTACTCTGCCTACTTACTCAAGCAGAATTGCAGTTAGTGCGGTTGACAACATAATTATGGTTCATCAAATAGATGCAAAAGTAGTCATACTTTATGATGTGTCCTTGGATTCTTACGCTCCAGTTTCTGCACCACTTCCACTGCTAGTGAGAGGGCTGCCCAGCAATAATAGGCAAGCTTCTCAAACTGCAGATAGTCAATCTAGTGCATATGGTGGAACTATTTATGGAGATGGTTGGAACTTTCTCATTCCTGACCTGATCTGTGATGCTGAGAATGGGCTCTTATGGAGACTCCATTTAGACCTTGAG GCTATTGCTGCTAGTAGTTCTGATGCTCCTTCAATTTTGGAATTCCTTCAGAGACGGAAGTCCGACCCAAGCACG ATTAAGGCGATATGCCTTGCTATAGTTCGTACGATCATCCTGGAGAGGAGGCCGGTAATCACAGTTGCTAAGGCAATGGATGTTGTTCTTGATTCCTACTCCCACTTGATGAAAATGGGAGGCGGTCTTCCTGGAGTTAGGCAGATacatgagcaaagccagcggtTGGGTGGTCAGCCTGTTGAAGGCTCCCATGTAATTTCTCAGGGAACTAGTCCTGGACCTACAGTTAGTCATTCTGTGAACCCAGACCAAGCAGGTGGGGTTGCAAATAGGTCTGCACAGGAAAATTCAGGAGTTGATCTTGGAATAGAGAGGACAACTTTAAATACATCTTCGGATTCTGATGAGATTACGAATTTATCAGGAGTGACAAGTCAGGGAACATCTGGTTACCAGACATCTGAGGCTATCACCAAAAGACAGCAAGTTGTCGGTGAAGATAGCAGACCGTTGTCTTCAGGCACTTCGATGCAGCATGGACAACATGCTGGAAGTGTAGCAATTTCTCCAATTGAGATGTTCCAGTCTGTATTTGCAATTGTGGAAGATGAAATGGTGGGTGACCCTGCATATCTTAGTGCTGTCATCATGGAGTTTCTGCGGAG TGCCTCGAAGGCTGGGCTCAAGGCCCCTCCCAACCTTTATTTGATGATGGCAACGTTGCTAGCTCGTAGCAACCGTTATGCTGAAATAGCATTGTTTGTATCAAACAAG ATCCTAGAGCCGTCCAAGGAACTGGCAATGCAGCTCATGGAACTGGGTCAGCAGCACCCTCCAACAAGGAAGCTGGGCCTGGACATGCTAAGGGAACGGAGCCTGCACCACGACTACGTCGCTGCACTTCTGCAAGACGGGTACTATCTGGAGGCCCTACGCTACGCCAGAAAATACAAG GTTATTACCGTGCAGCCCGCTCTGTTTCTGGAGAAAGCCGTGGCGAGCAACAGCGCCCAGAACCTGGCCGCGGTGCTGAGCTTCTTCTGTGAGTTCACGCCGAGTTTCAAGACTACGTCGGACTTTGGCAGATACCGGCACATTCTGTCCGAAATGGTTTGA
- the LOC120691707 gene encoding uncharacterized protein LOC120691707, whose product MEKRMDAEADPRPEQQQDRGGGCGAEGRPTTSSVTRVGEQQQAAAASHQELLRSHVHGEAEDGSAAAEGPQFRPWVCLQVSLGRKSVLVDDLCDPALRNRAGRPSAGSRSSEKPPPWVIFFSFFFLFF is encoded by the exons ATGGAGAAGAGGATGGACGCGGAGGCGGATCCGCGGccagagcagcagcaggacaGGGGAGGTGGATGTGGAGCGGAAGGACGGCCCACCACGTCCTCCGTGACCAG AGTGGGAGAGCAGCAGCAGGCTGCCGCGGCCAGCCACCAAGAGTTGTTGCGGTCGCACGTGCACGGCGAGGCCGAGgacgggagcgccgccgcggaggggcCGCAATTCCGGCCATGGGTCTGCCTGCAAGTTTCTTTGGGAAGGAAATCTGTTCTCGTGGATGATTTGTGTGATCCTGCTCTTAGGAACCGAGCCGGCCGCCCGAGCGCCGGCAGCAGGAGCTCGGagaagccgccgccgtgggtgatttttttctctttttttttcttatttttctga